A portion of the Manihot esculenta cultivar AM560-2 chromosome 2, M.esculenta_v8, whole genome shotgun sequence genome contains these proteins:
- the LOC110609257 gene encoding U4/U6.U5 tri-snRNP-associated protein 2 isoform X1, whose amino-acid sequence MKTKREDNNVESEKRSPKRRRVVENHSSSASPSPQIIDNPLVPYNDMDDDEDDERMRRERNNNNRAGEYGEGVAGNGYQGPDVEDKEEEEEDDDDGQGSNQENRRNLIEPREDCPYLDTVNRQALDFDFEKFCSVSLSNLNVYACLVCGKYYQGRGKKSHAYTHSLEAGHHVYINLQTEKVYCLPDGYQIIDPSLDDIRHVLNPRFTRDQVDQLDKNRQWSRALDGSDYLPGMVGLNNIKETDFVNVTIQSLMRVTPLRNFFLIPENYQHCRSPLVHRFGELTRKIWHARNFKGQVSPHEFLQAIMKASKKRFRIGQQSDPVEFMAWLLNTLHADLRNSKKNNSIIYECFQGELEVVKEIPSKFIVDKKANGDDQNVDGGNEHDDVFTETSTMPFLMLGLDLPPPPLFKDVMEKNIIPQVPLFNILKKFDGEMVTEVVRPRVARMKYRVTRLPQYLVLHMQRFKKNNFFIEKNPTLVNFPVKNLELKDYIPLPMPKENEKLRSKYDLIANIVHDGKPKEGFYRVFVQRKSEELWYEMQDLHVSETLPQMVALSEAYVQIYEQQK is encoded by the exons atgaaaacaaaaagaGAAGATAATAATGTGGAGAGTGAGAAACGTTCCCCAAAGCGGCGAAGAGTGGTTGAAAACCACTCTTCTTCTGCATCTCCTTCTCCACAAATCATTGATAACCCACTTGTGCCCTACAATGACAtggatgatgatgaagatgatgaaAGAATGAGAAGAGAACGGAATAACAATAACAGAGCAGGTGAATATGGAGAAGGTGTAGCAGGGAATGGCTATCAAGGTCCAGATGTAGaagacaaagaagaagaagaagaagatgatgatgatggacAAGGGTCCAATCAAGAGAACCGGAGGAATCTAATTGAGCCTCGTGAAGACTGCCCTTATCTTGATACTGTGAATCGTCag GCGTTGGATTTTGATTTCGAGAAATTTTGTTCTGTCTCTTTGTCAAACCTgaatgtatatgcatgtttggtttGTGGGAAATATTACCAAGGGAGAGGGAAGAAATCCCATGCATATACTCATAGCCTTGAAGCAGGACACCATGTCTATATTAATCTTCAGACTGAGAAAGTTTACTGCCTTCCTGATGGATATCAAATTATTGACCCATCGCTGGATGACATTCGGCATGTTCTGAACCCgag GTTTACTAGGGATCAGGTTGATCAACTTGACAAAAACAGACAATGGTCCAGGGCACTTGATGGGTCTGATTATCTTCCTGGAATG GTGGGCCTGAATAACATTAAAGAGACTGATTTTGTTAATGTCACTATTCAGTCTCTAATGAGAGTTACACCTTTAAGAAATTTCTTCCTTATCCCTGAAAACTATCAGCATTGCAGATCTCCTCTTGTTCATCGCTTTGGAGAACTCACAAGAAAGATATGGCATGCTAGGAACTTTAAAGGACAG GTGAGCCCGCATGAATTTCTCCAAGCAATTATGAAAGCCAGTAAAAAACGATTTCGGATAGGACAGCAGTCTGATCCTGTGGAGTTCATGGCATGGCTTCTTAATACACTACATGCAGATcttagaaattcaaagaaaaataacagCATTATTTATGAGTGCTTTCAG GGGGAGCTGGAAGTTGTAAAAGAGATTCCTAGCAAATTTATTGTTGATAAGAAGGCAAATGGCGATGACCAGAATGTTGATGGTGGGAATGAACATGATGATGTTTTCACAGAAACTTCTACAATGCCATTCTTGATGCTTGGACTGGATTTGCCACCACCACCTCTATTTAAAGATGTGATGGAAAAGAATATAATACCCCAG GTTCCTCTGTTCAATATACTGAAGAAATTTGATGGTGAAATGGTGACTGAAGTTGTCCGCCCTCGTGTTGCCCGGATGAAATATCGAGTCACTAGATTGCCACAGTATTTAGTACTCCACATGCAACGGTTCAAAAAGAACAACTTTTTTATTGAGAAAAATCCAACCTTAG TCAACTTTCCTGTGAAGAACTTGGAACTGAAGGATTATATACCATTGCCAATGCCGAAAGAGAATGAGAAGTTGCGATCTAAGTATGATTTGATAGCCAATATTGTTCATGATGGAAAACCCAAGGAGGGATTCTACAGAGTGTTTGTGCAGCGGAAATCAGAGGAGCTATG GTATGAGATGCAGGATCTGCATGTTTCTGAAACTCTTCCACAAATGGTTGCGCTATCTGAGGCATATGTGCAGATATATGAGCAGCAGAAGTAG
- the LOC110607115 gene encoding phosphatidylglycerophosphate phosphatase 1, chloroplastic/mitochondrial — MEMLCANVAPLPSYTYLVPTSLHIFPCRSHHRLKSNSVSLPKSQTHSKNISSLPLLTTSNCNHKQQDNCHTTESTSCSDPRYRHSLFAIDGNSITNQNPKAQNQEKEVEKEDKRHTRIKKPKGLFTNMWWVDLKAALGQRINVEGIVSSVAMLVKEQHLALPHLKVRDIRYIDWAELHRRGFKGVVFDKDNTITVPYTLTLWDPLGSSIEQCKSVFGNDLAVFSNSAGLYEYDHDGSKARALEKAIGIKVVRHRVKKPAGTAEEIEKHFGCKSSELIMVGDRPFTDVVYGNRNGFLTILTEPLSLAEEPFIVRQVRELEVSLTSYWLRRGLKPIRHSLLTDAEQCVKDLPP, encoded by the exons ATGGAAATGCTGTGCGCTAATGTTGCTCCCTTGCCCAGCTACACTTACCTCGTCCCAACTTCTCTTCACATTTTTCCTTGTCGTTCCCATCACAGACTAAAATCTAATTCTGTTTCCCTTCCCAAGTCCCAAACTCACTCCAAAAACATCTCTTCTCTCCCTCTCCTCACAACAAGCAATTGCAACCACAAACAGCAAGATAATTGCCATACCACCGAAAGCACAAGCTGCTCAGACCCAAGATACCGTCATTCTTTATTTGCCATTGACGGTAACTCCATCACTAACCAAAACCCAAAAGCCCAAAACCAAGAGAAAGAGGTGGAAAAGGAAGATAAACGGCATACGCGTATCAAGAAACCGAAAGGACTTTTCACAAACATGTGGTGGGTAGATTTGAAAGCGGCATTGGGCCAAAGAATCAACGTTGAAGGGATTGTTTCTTCGGTGGCAATGTTGGTCAAAGAGCAGCATTTAGCTCTTCCGCATCTAAAAGTGCGAGATATAAGGTATATTGATTGGGCAGAGCTGCATAGGAGAGGTTTTAAGGGGGTTGTATTTGATAAGGACAATACGATCACAGTGCCTTACACTTTGACACTGTGGGATCCTCTTGGGTCATCGATAGAGCAGTGTAAATCGGTTTTTGGCAATGATCTCGCTGTGTTTAGTAACTCAGCTG gCCTTTATGAGTATGATCATGATGGTTCCAAAGCCAGGGCTCTTGAGAAGGCAATTGGGATCAAAGTCGTAAGGCACA GGGTCAAGAAACCAGCTGGAACAGCTGAAGAAATCGAAAAACACTTTGGCTGTAAATCATCTGAACTGATCATG GTAGGTGATCGACCCTTCACAGATGTTGTTTATGGAAACCGGAATGGCTTTTTGACTATATTAACAGAGCCATTGAGTCTTGCTGAGGAGCCATTCATTGTTAGGCAG GTGAGGGAACTAGAAGTGTCACTTACGAGCTATTGGTTAAGAAGAGGATTGAAGCCAATTAGACACAGTCTACTGACAGATGCTGAGCAATGTGTAAAAGATTTGCCACCTTAG
- the LOC110609257 gene encoding U4/U6.U5 tri-snRNP-associated protein 2 isoform X2, whose product MVGLNNIKETDFVNVTIQSLMRVTPLRNFFLIPENYQHCRSPLVHRFGELTRKIWHARNFKGQVSPHEFLQAIMKASKKRFRIGQQSDPVEFMAWLLNTLHADLRNSKKNNSIIYECFQGELEVVKEIPSKFIVDKKANGDDQNVDGGNEHDDVFTETSTMPFLMLGLDLPPPPLFKDVMEKNIIPQVPLFNILKKFDGEMVTEVVRPRVARMKYRVTRLPQYLVLHMQRFKKNNFFIEKNPTLVNFPVKNLELKDYIPLPMPKENEKLRSKYDLIANIVHDGKPKEGFYRVFVQRKSEELWYEMQDLHVSETLPQMVALSEAYVQIYEQQK is encoded by the exons ATG GTGGGCCTGAATAACATTAAAGAGACTGATTTTGTTAATGTCACTATTCAGTCTCTAATGAGAGTTACACCTTTAAGAAATTTCTTCCTTATCCCTGAAAACTATCAGCATTGCAGATCTCCTCTTGTTCATCGCTTTGGAGAACTCACAAGAAAGATATGGCATGCTAGGAACTTTAAAGGACAG GTGAGCCCGCATGAATTTCTCCAAGCAATTATGAAAGCCAGTAAAAAACGATTTCGGATAGGACAGCAGTCTGATCCTGTGGAGTTCATGGCATGGCTTCTTAATACACTACATGCAGATcttagaaattcaaagaaaaataacagCATTATTTATGAGTGCTTTCAG GGGGAGCTGGAAGTTGTAAAAGAGATTCCTAGCAAATTTATTGTTGATAAGAAGGCAAATGGCGATGACCAGAATGTTGATGGTGGGAATGAACATGATGATGTTTTCACAGAAACTTCTACAATGCCATTCTTGATGCTTGGACTGGATTTGCCACCACCACCTCTATTTAAAGATGTGATGGAAAAGAATATAATACCCCAG GTTCCTCTGTTCAATATACTGAAGAAATTTGATGGTGAAATGGTGACTGAAGTTGTCCGCCCTCGTGTTGCCCGGATGAAATATCGAGTCACTAGATTGCCACAGTATTTAGTACTCCACATGCAACGGTTCAAAAAGAACAACTTTTTTATTGAGAAAAATCCAACCTTAG TCAACTTTCCTGTGAAGAACTTGGAACTGAAGGATTATATACCATTGCCAATGCCGAAAGAGAATGAGAAGTTGCGATCTAAGTATGATTTGATAGCCAATATTGTTCATGATGGAAAACCCAAGGAGGGATTCTACAGAGTGTTTGTGCAGCGGAAATCAGAGGAGCTATG GTATGAGATGCAGGATCTGCATGTTTCTGAAACTCTTCCACAAATGGTTGCGCTATCTGAGGCATATGTGCAGATATATGAGCAGCAGAAGTAG
- the LOC110607107 gene encoding taxadiene 5-alpha hydroxylase — protein sequence MVMEIVGDSMSWAFFCLAAAILSAILLTHKRVHRQNKWKLPPGEMGLPWIGETMEFFKAQRKNRMFEEFVQPRMAKYGKIFKTRLMGSPTIIVNGAEANRFFLSNEFKLVKSSWPAASVQLMGSNSIMEKQGDQHRCLRGLISNTLSPAGLEVLVPKICNSIELHIEKHWNNSLDRVSLYHSTKVLTFSIVFECLLGIKVEAGTLSTFERILDGVFAAPLAFPGSRFFKAKKARKEVEKMLREIVRDKKKKMEEGREGEDELGSLLSQLLGGMIRGEIREEEVIDNVILLVFAAHDTTSFAIAMTFKMIAQHADCHNLLLREHIEIMKQKTEGESLTMEDVKKIKYTWQVARESMRLFPPIFGSFRKAIVDIEFQGFTIPRGWKVLWTTHGTHYNDEYFEDPLKFDPSRFEETIPPYVYIPFGGGPRLCAGYQLAKLNILIFVHYVVTRYDWSLIYPDEQITMDPLPFPSHGMPIKLSPKSRV from the exons ATGGTAATGGAAATCGTCGGCGATTCTATGTCTTGGGCTTTCTTTTGCTTGGCTGCAGCAATCCTCTCTGCCATTCTCTTGACACACAAGAGAGTTCATAGGCAGAACAAGTGGAAACTGCCACCAGGAGAAATGGGACTCCCTTGGATTGGCGAAACAATGGAGTTCTTCAAAGCACAACGCAAGAACCGAATGTTCGAGGAGTTTGTTCAACCTCGGATGGCAAAATATGGGAAGATATTCAAAACAAGGCTGATGGGTTCTCCAACAATCATAGTCAATGGAGCTGAAGCCAACAGGTTTTTCTTGTCAAATGAGTTCAAGTTGGTGAAAAGCTCTTGGCCTGCAGCCTCTGTTCAGCTCATGGGGAGCAACTCTATCATGGAAAAGCAAGGAGACCAGCATCGTTGCCTCCGAGGACTAATAAGCAATACACTTAGCCCTGCTGGGCTTGAGGTTTTAGTGCCAAAAATATGCAACTCGATTGAGCTGCACATAGAGAAACACTGGAACAATAGCCTAGATAGAGTAAGCCTTTACCATTCTACCAAAGTGTTGACATTTAGCATAGTGTTCGAGTGCTTGTTAGGGATCAAAGTTGAGGCAGGGACTTTGAGTACTTTCGAGAGAATTTTGGATGGAGTTTTTGCAGCACCTCTTGCTTTTCCTGGGTCTAGGTTTTTCAAAGCGAAGAAGGCAAGGAAGGAAGTGGAGAAGATGCTGAGAGAGATAGTGAGagataagaagaagaaaatggaagaaGGAAGGGAAGGAGAGGATGAGTTAGGAAGTTTGCTTTCTCAGTTACTTGGTGGGATGATTAGAGGGGAGATTAGAGAAGAGGAGGTTATAGATAATGTGATTTTGCTAGTGTTTGCAGCTCATGACACAACCTCTTTTGCTATTGCTATGACTTTCAAAATGATAGCCCAGCATGCAGATTGCCATAATCTCCTCCTTCGAG AGCACATTGAGATAATGAAGCAGAAAACAGAGGGTGAGAGTCTAACAATGGAAGACGTGAAGAAGATAAAATATACTTGGCAAGTTGCACGTGAAAGCATGAGGCTTTTCCCTCCCATCTTTGGCTCCTTCAGAAAAGCAATTGTCGACATTGAATTTCAAGGATTCACTATTCCTAGAGGATGGAAG GTGCTGTGGACAACTCATGGGACACATTATAATGATGAGTATTTCGAGGATCCACTAAAATTCGATCCAAGTAGGTTCGAGGAGACGATTCCACCATATGTGTACATTCCCTTTGGGGGAGGACCAAGACTCTGTGCAGGATACCAGCTAGCCAAGCTCAACATCCTCATTTTTGTGCACTATGTGGTGACGCGTTATGACTGGTCATTGATCTACCCAGATGAGCAAATCACCATGGATCCTCTCCCCTTCCCTTCCCATGGAATGCCCATCAAACTTTCTCCCAAGTCTAGAGTATAA
- the LOC110605107 gene encoding 2-methylpropanoate--CoA ligase CCL4, with protein sequence MEHLKPSPANSSPLTPLGFLERAATVYGDCPSIIYSATSYTWSQTHRRCLQLASSLSSLGIKPRQVVSVIAPNIPAMYELHFAVPMAGAILNTINTRLDARSISVLLHHSESKLLFVDYFSKSLVLEAISLLPRSVKPPILVLITDDELSAPLNATVAVDFIDTYEDLLGKGDPGFKWIRPNSEWDPIVLNYTSGTTSSPKGVVHCHRGSFIITVDSLIDWSVPKQPVFLWTLPMFHANGWSYTWGMAVVGGTNICLRKFDSPTIYSLIRGHKVTHMCGAPVVLNMLANYLAENKTTLESPVNILTAGAPPPAPVLSRTESLGFIVSHGYGLTETGGVVVSCAWKPQWNLLPATEKARLKARQGVRTIGMTEVDVVDPESGVSVKRDGSSQGEILLRGGCLMLGYLKDPDGTSKCLTENGWFYTGDMGVMHTDGYLEIKDRSKDVIISGGENLSSVEVETVLYTNPMINEAAVVARPDEFWGETACAFVSLKNGDNNEKAATEKEIIAYCRARLPHYMVPKTVVVKEELPKTSTGKIKKYVLREMAKAMGSSRISRL encoded by the coding sequence ATGGAGCACCTCAAACCATCGCCGGCCAACTCCTCTCCTCTAACCCCACTCGGCTTCTTGGAAAGGGCTGCCACCGTCTATGGCGATTGCCCATCCATCATTTATAGCGCCACCTCTTACACCTGGTCTCAAACTCACCGCCGATGTCTCCAACTAGCCTCTTCTCTCTCCTCCCTCGGCATCAAACCCCGCCAGGTCGTCTCCGTCATTGCCCCCAACATCCCCGCCATGTACGAGCTTCATTTTGCTGTTCCCATGGCCGGCGCTATCCTCAACACCATTAATACTCGTCTTGATGCCCGATCTATCTCCGTCCTCCTCCATCACAGTGAATCAAAGCTCCTCTTTGTTGACTACTTCTCCAAGTCCTTAGTTCTTGAAGCCATCTCTCTGCTTCCAAGAAGCGTAAAACCTCCGATTCTTGTCCTTATCACTGACGATGAGCTCTCAGCTCCACTGAATGCAACAGTAGCCGTTGATTTCATCGACACGTATGAGGACTTGCTCGGAAAAGGTGATCCTGGCTTCAAGTGGATCCGCCCAAATAGTGAATGGGACCCAATAGTGTTAAACTACACTTCAGGCACGACGTCGTCTCCTAAAGGAGTGGTTCATTGCCACCGGGGTTCTTTTATCATCACCGTTGACTCTCTGATTGACTGGTCTGTACCAAAGCAACCGGTGTTCCTATGGACGCTACCCATGTTTCACGCCAACGGGTGGAGCTACACGTGGGGCATGGCAGTCGTGGGTGGGACCAATATCTGTCTCCGAAAATTTGATTCTCCCACTATATACAGTTTGATCAGAGGACACAAGGTCACTCACATGTGTGGTGCGCCGGTGGTGCTCAACATGCTTGCAAATTACCTAGCCGAGAACAAAACTACATTGGAAAGCCCAGTGAACATACTCACCGCGGGAGCTCCACCACCGGCGCCTGTACTCTCCCGGACGGAGTCGTTGGGGTTCATAGTGAGTCACGGTTATGGATTGACGGAAACAGGTGGAGTCGTTGTCTCCTGCGCGTGGAAACCACAGTGGAATCTTCTCCCTGCAACAGAGAAAGCGAGGCTAAAAGCAAGGCAAGGAGTGAGAACCATTGGAATGACAGAGGTGGACGTGGTAGATCCAGAGTCAGGAGTGAGCGTGAAAAGAGATGGGTCATCGCAAGGTGAAATTTTGTTGAGAGGTGGGTGCCTGATGTTAGGTTACTTGAAAGACCCAGATGGCACCTCAAAGTGTTTGACAGAAAATGGTTGGTTCTACACGGGAGACATGGGAGTAATGCACACTGATGGTTACTTAGAGATAAAGGACCGATCCAAGGATGTGATCATTAGTGGTGGGGAGAACTTGAGCAGCGTTGAGGTGGAGACTGTGCTATACACGAACCCAATGATCAACGAGGCAGCAGTTGTCGCTAGGCCAGATGAGTTCTGGGGTGAGACAGCGTGTGCATTTGTGAGTTTGAAGAATGGGGATAATAATGAGAAGGCAGCAACAGAGAAGGAGATAATTGCATATTGCAGGGCTAGATTGCCGCATTACATGGTGCCTAAAACGGTGGTGGTGAAGGAAGAGCTACCAAAGACGTCGACGGGGAAGATTAAGAAGTATGTGCTAAGAGAAATGGCGAAGGCCATGGGGTCGTCAAGAATCAGTCGCTTGTGA